GAAATCATATTTAGGGGTGGGTGGTTTAATAGGGAGATGAGTAACTGTAGCTGGAGCTGGAGCTAGAGCTGGTGGGGTGTACTTCAAGAGTGCACCAGATTTTCCGTCATTGTAATTTGTTGGGACATTACAGTAAGAATTGTTTGATGAGACTAAAAACACTTTGCATTTGTGGTAGGCTCCTGAGCTCAAGAGTTTGGGAAGGATCCAGAAGAATCCATTCTTGTCTGTTTCAGCCTTTTCTACTAATGTCTTTTTGGTGTTGTTGCACTCTAGCTTCACCTTGGCTCCTGCAACATCATAATGTACAATCAATAAGCATCGAGGTCATTTAAAAGATAACTATGTTTAACTTAACCGATTATATACGTGTAAGTTGGTTTATAAGATGAGGATTGCTTAAAATCACATAAGGAGGTAAATAATATACATCTTTACCAATGTGGAAACTCAACGGCTACTCAAGTCTCAAGATCGATTGGACATCTGAATCATGGATAATATAAGATGGCATCCAAAATTCAGTAAATTGTGAATTTGGATGTATAGATTCTAATtccatgattaaaaaaaagttttacgTCTAATTCAACCACAAAAGTTCAAGAGTAAGACCATATTATAAGGTGAAAAATTATGTACATCACTACTACCAATGTGAAAATTGGGGCATGTGAATACATGGTCGCTttgtaaaattagatattttatgtatatattttctaaaatttgtatTATGTGTTGATGCTCATGTTATCAGAAGACTAAATGGTGCATTTGATCAAAAGTTGAGTTATTTACGAGATGAGTTCTAATGTagtataaaaaaaaggaaaaaggatatTGAAAAAATTACCCTGAAGTGGTTTAGCTTGGTAAAGAGTATTAATCCCTCTAAACTTGCAAGGTTTGCAGTAAACAAGTCCTCTAACAGCAACAGGTTTCCTAGAAGGATAATAAGGTGATGGTGTTGGTGGCTTAGCTGGGGGTTTTGATGGAGCTTTAGTTGGTGGCTTTGTTGGAGCTTTAATTGGTGGCTTTGTTGGATAATAAATTGGTGAAGGGGCTGGTGAAATTAtggggagggggtgggggtgggggtggtggtggtggtggtgtgGCTTAGGGGCTTGAGCTGGTGCAAGGTGGTCAACATTTTTGTCTAATGAGTACCACTCATCTTGAGCATGGCTAACAATTGTGAATGAGCTAAGTAAGAAAACTGAAACTTGAAAAAGAACAAGGGCCTTTGCCATTGTTGCTAAATTTTCCTCAACTGAGTTTAGCTAGTTGTGTGTGTAAAGGGAAGTAAGAGACATGAATTTATAGGGGCACAATTATAAGCTTCTAAATtcgattatttatttatttatttttttgtataatttttctagTTAGAAGTGAGTTTTAAgaatagtttatttttaaaattattaaagcATCAATTTGTGCTTGATTAAGATTACAAAaagtatttctaaaaaaaatacgctctgaaaaaacaatttttgaaACTATTCAAAAACACTTATTTCTTCCTAAAATCTTGatcaaacttaaaaaaataagcaTTTTAAACTTCCAAAACACagacaaaaaatatatacaatatctgATATAACTGGTTGGAgataacaaatatttaataaaattgtcGAGGTGCGTTCAAACTGAACTAATAGATAATGGGGTCAAAGAGTCAtagtttttataatttgttttgtttatatacatAGGATTATAGTATATTACTCCACCAATTCTGACCTAATGTGTCCTTAAAATTAGGGTTTGAATTAATCTTCATTAAAACAAGAATCTAGCTATAGAAGTCTTAACTAGGGAAGACAAGTTCTTAAATGCTGCACATGCAAAGATTGGAAGGGCATGTAGAAGTTTCCTATGAATGATATTGTTCATGAACACTGTAAAAGAATTAAACAAAAAGGATGGTAAAAGAAGACCTTGGTCATGCAATGTTTTCATCTTTATCTCCCTCTTAATATTGCAATGAGATATATAGTATATTGTTTGTTAATTCCACATCA
The Solanum stenotomum isolate F172 chromosome 12, ASM1918654v1, whole genome shotgun sequence DNA segment above includes these coding regions:
- the LOC125846638 gene encoding non-classical arabinogalactan protein 31-like, giving the protein MAKALVLFQVSVFLLSSFTIVSHAQDEWYSLDKNVDHLAPAQAPKPHHHHHHPHPHPLPIISPAPSPIYYPTKPPIKAPTKPPTKAPSKPPAKPPTPSPYYPSRKPVAVRGLVYCKPCKFRGINTLYQAKPLQGAKVKLECNNTKKTLVEKAETDKNGFFWILPKLLSSGAYHKCKVFLVSSNNSYCNVPTNYNDGKSGALLKYTPPALAPAPATVTHLPIKPPTPKYDFFTVGPFGFEPSKKVPCKKY